One part of the Ornithodoros turicata isolate Travis chromosome 2, ASM3712646v1, whole genome shotgun sequence genome encodes these proteins:
- the LOC135385475 gene encoding uncharacterized protein LOC135385475, which produces MEELQRENSGGVASAQVGAAAVGPYAVHHYNGGHDTSCSIASTNVTSEARPPQSLRENESCGGVTSTASPPAARIRRKRYLEPNSPYVVPRQTLYHQRKKGCLQVSAETHNEQVMSSPESLSLAPEEETHNCNTVPNATGDEECPPAGPESDVGNVQPECHLEHNESDGSLHECNSDSSESSDTEADDAEACNMDDRDITNFLKEYSEVTLPNQTTTKAQALLLILMYAVTAGLSWTHVDGLLKLINALLGSKVLPNSNYMFRKIWKHAKKGTIELHYFCEDCDMHLGHSIHPISTGSVKCNSCRTKYDTTKLVARGKFFIIFDIKRQLQSVLKRFSRSILENIQQIRSRASSRFLSDITDGALYRNMRLQSWWEDTDVTVTFSTDGANVFKSRPASVWPLQLIINEMPLPARWHNIIIGGLWFSSHHPNMFMYLKVFIDKLRKLGTVMWEDASTSRQISSHVHVLACSVDAPARAMVLNRKQYNGYDGCPWCYHPGKYIDGSVRYPYREQLRMRTHNEVVRDMKKATNQGEVVNGIKGLSAVVQLEGFDVVRGISPDYMHCVLEGVTKQFTEFWLTKCTSEAYIGGKVNTVNERLSHIHPPIASTRLPRSIDERASWKATEWKFWLLFYCLPCVEGLLPQQFLYHFGLLSEAIFLLLKSTISPEELSRAERLIKQFVKQTEGLYNEAMSTYNVHQLLHLPDTVRNLGPLWATSMFPFESNNRVILRLVTAANSVPLQIAERCVMKQKLHDLAQFVHLSEGFNIFSRPSRCCSSVLGSEQTPLDISQTIQQLIQQRLGHLPELQRYLRAVVNGVTVHSAQHTRPTKTCSRFIKARQGSFCEVLVILKVKREEQILFVCRESIVDSVIAEASHIRRCELPPDGQDICVVADSDIECAAIFIDVGTSQFLSVPPNTLETN; this is translated from the exons ATGGAAGAGcttcaaagagaaaacagcgGCGGGGTCGCAAGCGCACAAGTCGGAGCCGCCGCGGTCGGGCCCTACGCTGTGCATCACTACAACGGCGGACATGATACTTCGTGCAGCATAGCATCTACGAATGTGACATCTGAAGCAAGACCTCCGCAGTCTTTGCGAGAGAACGAATCCTGTGGTGGCGTAACGTCTACGGCTTCACCTCCAGCTGCTAGAATTCGGCGCAAGCGGTATTTGGAACCCAACAGTCCATATGTGGTACCAAGACAAACACTGTACCACCAAAGGAAGAAAG GTTGCCTGCAAGTCTCTGCAGAAACTCACAACGAGCAAGTTATGTCAAGTCCAGAATCATTATCACTGGCACCTGAAGAGGAAACACACAATTGCAATACCGTGCCAAATGCTACAGGTGACGAAGAATGTCCACCTGCGGGTCCAGAGTCAGATGTTGGTAACGTGCAGCCTGAATGCCACTTGGAACACAACGAAAGTGACGGAAGCCTACACGAGTGCAATTCGGACTCCAGTGAATCAAGTGACACAGAGGCTGATGATGCCGAGGCATGCAACATGGATGACAGGGACATAACCAACTTCCTGAAGGAATACTCAGAGGTGACTTTACCGAACCAGACTACGACGAAAGCGCAAGCTTTACTGCTGATATTGATGTATGCTGTGACAGCAGGCCTATCTTGGACACATGTGGATGGGCTGCTGAAGTTAATTAATGCCCTCCTTGGCAGTAAGGTGCTACCGAACAGCAATTACATGTTTCGGAAAATTTGGAAACATGCAAAAAAGGGCACAATAGAGCTTCACTATTTTTGTGAAGACTGTGATATGCATCTTGGACACTCAATACATCCTATCAGTACTGGGTCTGTGAAGTGTAATTCTTGCCGGACAAAATATGATACAACAAAACTTGTGGCAAGAGGAAAGTTTTTCATAATTTTTGACATCAAACGCCAGCTGCAGTCAGTATTGAAGCGGTTTTCACGATCCATTCTGGAAAACATACAACAAATTAGATCTCGGGCATCATCAAGGTTCCTCAGTGATATCACTGACGGAGCACTGTACAGAAACATGAGGCTGCAATCATGGTGGGAGGACACAGACGTCACTGTCACTTTTAGTACTGACGGGGCCAATGTCTTCAAATCGCGTCCAGCATCAGTGTGGCCCCTGCAGCTGATTATCAACGAGATGCCTTTGCCTGCCAGGTGGCACAACATCATAATAGGTGGACTATGGTTCTCAAGCCACCACCCCAACATGTTTATGTACCTGAAGGTGTTCATCGATAAGTTGAGAAAGCTTGGAACTGTCATGTGGGAAGACGCAAGTACGTCAAGACAAATATCATCGCACGTCCATGTCCTTGCATGCTCTGTTGATGCCCCAGCCAGGGCTATGGTCCTAAACAGGAAACAATACAATGGTTATGATGGGTGTCCCTGGTGCTACCACCCTGGAAAATACATTGACG GAAGCGTCCGATACCCATACCGTGAGCAGTTGAGGATGCGTACCCACAATGAAGTGGTCAGAGACATGAAGAAAGCAACGAACCAGGGAGAGGTTGTCAATGGCATTAAAGGTCTGAGTGCAGTAGTGCAGCTGGAAGGATTTGATGTGGTGCGTGGCATCTCACCTGACTACATGCACTGTGTTTTAGAGGGTGTGACAAAACAATTCACTGAATTCTGGCTAACCAAATGCACAAGCGAGGCATACATCGGTGGGAAGGTGAATACTGTGAACGAAAGACTCAGCCATATTCATCCACCAATAGCGTCTACACGTCTCCCAAGGTCTATCGACGAAAGGGCATCATGGAAGGCTACAGAGTGGAAATTTTGGCTGTTGTTTTATTGCCTTCCTTGTGTTGAAGGACTGCTTCCACAGCAGTTTCTGTATCACTTTGGCCTTCTCTCGGAGGCAATTTTTTTGTTGCTGAAGTCAACTATTTCACCCGAAGAATTATCCAGGGCAGAAAGACTTATCAAGCAGTTCGTGAAGCAAACAGAAGGACTTTACAATGAAGCTATGTCAACctataatgtccaccagctcCTGCACCTTCCTGATACAGTACGGAACCTCGGCCCACTGTGGGCAACATCGATGTTTCCATTTGAGAGTAATAACAGGGTCATCCTGCGCCTTGTCACTGCTGCAAACTCTGTGCCCTTACAAATAGCAGAGCGGTGCGTGATGAAGCAAAAATTACATGACCTTGCTCAGTTTGTGCACCTTTCTGAAGGATTCAACATTTTTTCCCGCCCATCAAGGTGTTGCAGCAGTGTTCTTGGCTCCGAGCAAACCCCACTTGATATCTCGCAGACGATCCAACAACTAATTCAGCAGCGTCTTGGCCACTTACCAGAGCTTCAGCGTTATCTCAGGGCTGTAGTTAATGGCGTTACGGTGCATAGTGCTCAACACACAAGGCCAACAAAGACATGCTCACGTTTTATCAAGGCTAGGCAAGGCTCCTTTTGTGAAGTGCTTGTGATACTCAAAGTCAAACGGGAGGAGCAGATTCTGTTCGTTTGCAGAGAATCCATTGTGGATTCTGTGATAGCTGAAGCAAGCCACATTAGGAGGTGTGAATTGCCACCTGACGGACAAGATATCTGTGTTGTGGCAGATAGTGACATAGAatgcgcagccatttttattgATGTGGGTACGTCGCAGTTTTTGAGCGTGCCACCAAACACCCTAGAAACTAATTAA